CGTTGGTACTGTCTAGTATAAATGTAATTTCTTCGTTCATTTTATTTCTTTTTTAATAGCTGTTGCATGTCATATGCCAATCTCTAATTATCTACAACAGTCCCAATGTTTTCTCCCGAAACTAGTTTTAATAAATTACCTTTTTTATTCATATCAAAAACAACTATAGGTAATTCATTTTCTTGACTTAACGTAAATGCTGTTGTATCCATTACTTTTAAGCCCTTACTTAAAACATCTTTAAAGGTTATGGTATCAAATTTAGTAGCTGTTTTATCTTTTTCTGGGTCAGAGGTATAAATACCATCTACTCTTGTTCCTTTTAATATTACATCAGCTTCAATCTCTATCGCTCTTAAAACTGCAGCAGAGTCTGTAGTAAAATAAGGATTTCCAGTTCCTCCTCCAAATATAACAACTCTTCCTTTTTCTAAATGGCGCATTGCTCTTCTGCGAATAAAAGGTTCTGCTACTTCATTTATTTGAATTGCAGATTGTAACCTTGTTTGAATACCGGCTTCTTCTAAGGCGCTCTGCAAAGCAAGGCCATTGATAACTGTAGCCAACATTCCCATATGATCACCTTGTACGCGATCCATGCCATTACTTGCGCCTGCAAGGCCTCTAAAGATATTTCCTCCGCCAATGACAATAGCGACTTCAATTCCTTTATCAATTACTTCTTTTATTTCTTCAGCATATTCTGCCAACCTTTTTGGGTCAATTCCGTATTGTCGTTCACCCATTAAGGCTTCGCCGCTTAATTTTAAAAGAATTCTTTTATACTGCATGGTTCGGATTTAGTTAAACTAGTGCAAAAATAATCAAAATATTTTACGAGAATAGTCCAATAATAATTAATTACCATCCTAATTATTTCTAAAAACATTCTGTACTGTTATATTATTTTAATAATCTTGTTAAAATAATAACAAATACTCTCAAGGTTTTAATAATTATGAATACAATTTATATGAAAAAAATAGGCTTTTTTATAGCATTATCAATTTTAATGCAAGCTTGTGGTTCCTCTAAAAGTTTAGTAACTGCAGATAAAAGTATAATTAAAGTAAAGTTAGATTTAGTAACTGTTTTAGAAGATAAAGTTTTAGTAGAAGTAGACCCAGGAGCATTTTCAGCTAATGAAGTTTTATTCTTTATCCCCAAAACAGTACCTGGAACCTATAGTACAGATAACTATGGTAAATACATAGAAAATTTTAAAGCTTTTGATTACAAAGGAGCAGAGTTATCCGTTTCTAAAAAAGATGATAATACGTGGGTAATTACCAATGGCGCTAGTTTAGATAAGGTTTCATATTACGTAAATGATACGTATGATTCTGAATCTGAAGTAGAAAGTGCCGTTTTTTCTCCTTCTGGAACCAATATTCTTAAGGATCGTAATTTTATGCTTAACCTTCATGGGTTTGTTGGTTATTTTAAGGGTTTAACGGAGGTTCCGTATGAATTATCAATTTTGCATCCTGCTAATTTGAAGGCCACCACTTCCTTAAAAGAAACCAACTCTAAAAAGGTTGCAGGCTTAGATGTTTTTTATGCAAGTAGGTATTTTGAAGTTACAGATAACCCTATTCTTTACGCTAAAGCGGATGTTGCTTCGTTTGAAGTGAATGGTATTACAGTTAATTTAAGTGTTTATTCGCCTAATGGGTTATATAAAGCTTCTGCTTTAAAAGATAGAATGTTTAAAATGATGTCTGCTCAAAAAACTTTTCTAGGGGATGTTAATAGCACAAAAGAATATAATATTTTATTGTATTTATCTGAATTAGAAAATGACGCAAGTGGTTTCGGTGCTTTAGAGCACCATACATCTACGGTTGTAGTTTTGCCAGAACAAATGGATCAAGTTAGGTTGGAGCAGGCGTTAGTAGATGTCGTTTCTCATGAGTTCTTTCATATTGTTACTCCGCTAAGTGTACATTCTGAAGAAATTCAATATTTTGATTTTAATGATCCTAAAATGTCTAAACACCTTTGGATGTATGAAGGAACAACAGAATATTTTGCTAATTTATTCCAAATACAACAAGGTTTAATCAGTGAAGAGGAGTTTTATGAACGTATTATGGGTAAAATGTTGAACGCTAAGCGTTATGATGATACGATGTCATTTACGGTCATGAGTGAAAATATTTTAGATGATCCTTATAAAGACAATTATGGTAATGTATATGAAAAGGGTACCTTAATTAATATGGCTTTGGATATCACATTACGCGATTTAAGCGAAGGAGAAAAGAGTGTTCTTTGGTTGCTAAAAGAATTATCTAAGAAATATGGTGATGCTATTCCGTTTAAAGATGATGCTCTTATCGGAGAGATTGTGAGTATGACATATCCAGAAATTGCGGACTTTTTTGCGGCTAATGTAGTTGGGACCACTCCAATTGATTATAATGACTATTTGTCAAAGGTGGGTCTTGAACTCGGTACAGTTGAAGAACAAAGTGGTTATTTTTTAAAGGGTGATGTGCCTTTTATAGATGTCGATCAAGCTAATAATAATGCTGTTTTTGTTAGAGAAAATATTGAATTAAATAGTTTTTTTGTTGCTATAGGATTGAAAGGCGGAGATGTCTTTAAGTCTATTGATGGCACAGAAATTACATTAGAAAGTCTAAGACCAATTATAGGACAGAGTTTTGGCTGGCCAACAGATAAGTTGGTAACTATCGTGGTAATGCGTAATGGGGAAGAATTAACATTGACGGGTAAAGCAGGTATTCCTGTTGTAAAGGTTGATAAAATTAAATCTAAGGACAATGTTACCGATGCACAATTGCAATTAAGACAAGTATGGATGAAAGGGTAGTGCGCTTTTATTAAACCGATAAAAAAAAGGAACGCGCGAGCGTTCCTTTTTTTGTATAAATTTTTCAGTAATTTATGGTTTGCTAATTCCTATAGCTTTCTTTTTATGAAATTAAATGTGCTTAAATTTTAATTGATTTTTATTAGCTTTCGTATTAAGGTGCCTGCTTGTGTCAAGCAACTTAATCTTTGCTATTGTTGCAGTAAGAATCTCCTACGTATAGTTAACCGCTATTTTTTTAATGCCACAGATGTGGACTATACTTAGAGTGATAGGGCTTTAATTTGCTACTAAGCTAATTTAATTGTAAAACAAGTTTTTTTAGTAGTAGGGTGTTTAAAGCTATTACCAGGTTTTGAGCTTTACTTCTAAATAAAACTATCCTAATTTATTAATGGGGTATTAAAATAGAAATAAAAAAAAGGCCACAAATTGCTTTGTGGCCTTTTTAAATAGTATAATTTTTTGTAATTACCCTAAAGTAACACGCTTAAATGAAGTTACCGCTAAACCATCTTGTGCAGATGAAACATAAGTAGCAACATTTATTTTTTCATCTTTAATGAAGTTTTGATCTAATAAACATTGTTCTTGATCAAGACTTGTGTTATCAGAAATAAAACGTTCCATTTTCCCTGGAAGAATTTTATCCCAGATTTTTTCTGGTTTACCTTCTGCTTTTAATTCCGCTTTAGCAGCTTCTTCAGCATTTGCTATAACTTCAGGAGTTAATTGTCTCATAGAAATGAATTGAGGGACGTTTTTAAGCGTTTTTCCTAATCTTCCTAACTCTTCATTATCTTTTTCGATAACTGCAATTCTAGCTTCTGTTTCAGCAGAAACAAAAGAAGGATCAAAATCTTTATAAGATAGTGTAGTTGCACCCATAGAAGCAATCTGCATAGCAACATCTTTACCAACTTCTTCGTTTTTAGAAGTTAAACCTACTAAGGCAGCAATTTTGTTGATATGTACATAGCTACCTACATAAGGAGCTTCTAATTTTTCAAATGCAGTAATATCTAATTTCTCACCAATTACACCAGTTTGTTCTACTAGTTTCTCAGCTACAGTCATTCCGCCAAAATCTGATGCTAAAAATTCCTCTTTAGTGTCAAAGTTTATTGCTTTGTCTGCAAGTTCATTAGCTAGTGCTATAAAGTTTTCATTTTTTCCAACGAAATCAGTTTCACAACCTAAAACAATAGCAACACCAACAGTATTGTCTGCATTAAGTTTTGCGATGGCAGCACCTTCAGTATTTTCTCTATCAGCTCTTTTTGCTGCAACTTTTTGACCTTTCTTACGAAGAACGTCAATAGCTTTGTCAAAATCTCCTTCAGCTTCCACTAAAGCATTTTTGCAGTCCATCATTCCAGCTCCAGTAGCTTTTCTTAACTTATTTACTTCTGCGGCGGTAATTTTAGCCATTTTATATATGATTTTAAAAACTAGGCTAAAACTAAAACTTTAAAAGGTTTAGTTCTAGCCGATAGTGTTAATTAGAAATTTTATTTATACTAGGTTAATGTTAAGAAGGTAGCTTACTCGATACCACCTTTAACATTGTCTTGCCATTCTTTTAACTCATCCCATTTACCTTCAGCAGCCATTTTAGCTTGCTTTGGCCATGATGCAGGATTCTTAGAGGCAAACTTAGAGCCAGCGGCTGCTAAGATTGTACTTAATTCCTCTTCAGTTTTTCCAGCTAAATCACTGAAAGAATTAATTCCAGCTGTTTGGAAGATTTCAGAAATTTTTGGACCGATACCTTCAACTTTAGTTAAATCATCAACGCTTATTGTTGCCGCTTCTGTTTTAGTTTCTGTTGGAGCTTCTTCTGTTTTAGTTTCAGCTTTCGCTTCAGTTTCTACAGCTTTCTTTTTCTTTGGCGCAGCTTTTTCAGCATCGTCACCACCTTCTTTTCCAGATTGTTTCTCTGACTTACGCTCAGATAAACCCTCAGCAATAGCATCAGTTACATGAGTTAAGATAGCTTCAATAGATTTAGAAGCATCATCATTAGAAGGGATGATATAATCCAATAATCTTGGGTCAGAATTTGTATCTGCCATAGCGAAAATTGGAATGTTTAATTTTATAGCTTCTTTTACAGCAATGTGCTCACGCATGGTATCTACGATAAATAATGCACCTGGTAAACGTGTCATTTCAGAAATAGAACCTAAGTTTTTCTCTAATTTTGCACGTAAACGATCAACCTGTAAACGTTCTTTTTTAGATAAAGTTAAGAAAGTACCATCTTTCTTCATTCTATCAATAGTAGCCATTTTTTTAACAGCTTTACGGATAGTAACAAAGTTAGTTAACATACCACCTGGCCATCTTTCTGTGATGTAAGGCATGTTCACTTTTGAAACTTTTTCAGAAACGATGTCTTTTGCTTGTTTTTTGGTAGCTACGAAAAGTATTTTTCTACCTGATGCTGCTATTTTTTTAAGAGCTTCATTAGCTTCTTCTAATTTTGCAGCAGTTTTGTAAAGGTTAATTACATGGATACCATTACGTTCCATGTAAATGTATGGAGCCATGTTTGGATTCCATTTTCTTGTTAGGTGACCAAAGTGTACACCTGCTTCTAGTAAGTCTTTTACTACGATTTTGTTTGCCATTTTCTTTGTACTTAGTTTACGTTCTGTTGAATTAGCAATATTGAAGTGGCACGATAATTTGTGGCCTCCTATATTTAGATGCTAAACTAGTTTCCAAAAGCTGTTATACTCTTGGACAACAACAACTTGATTTTAAAATTTAACCCTGAAAAGATGTTTTTCAGGGTTTTCAATGAACTTTTGTATAAACTGAATGAACAGTTTAAAATATAACTCGATACGATTAACGTTTCGAGAATTGGAATTTTTTACGTGCTTTTTTCTGACCGAATTTCTTACGTTCAACCATTCTTGGATCTCTAGTCAATAAACCTTCTGGTTTAAGAACCAATCTGTGTTCTGGATCAATTTCGCACATAGCTCTTGATAGTGCTAAACGAATTGCTTCAGCTTGACCGGTGATACCACCTCCAAATACATTTACAGTTACATCGTAAACATCTTCAACATTTGTCAATGAAAAAGCTTGTTTTACTTTGTATTGTAAAGTAGCTGTTGGAAAATATACTTCTAAATCTTTTTTGTTAACAGTAATTTTACCGCTACCCTCTGAAAGATAAATACGTGCAACTGCAGTCTTTCTTCTCCCTATTTTGTGAATTACGTCCATTATGTAAGGTCGATTAAATTAATTACGGTTGGTTTCTGAGCTTCTTGACCGTGTTTAGTTCCTTCGTAAACTTTAAGATTACGGAAGATTGCAGCTCCTAATTTGTTTTTAGGTAACATTCCTTTTACAGAACGTTCTACAATGCTCACTGGATTTTTAGCCATAGCCTCTTTTGCTGTTTGAAATCTTTGACCACCCGGGTAACCAGTATGGCGTACGTAGGTCTTACTTTCCCACTTGTTACCAGTCAAATTAATCTTTTCAGCATTTATAACAACAACGTTGTCTCCACAATCTACGTGTGGTGTAAAGCTTGGCTTGTATTTTCCTCTTAGTAATTTTGCAACTTTTGAAGCAAAACGACCTAATGTTTCTCCTTCTGCATCAACTAACACCCATTGCTTATCAACAGTTGCTTTGTTCGCGGAAATTGTTTTGTAACTTAATGTGTCCACAGTAATTTTTTATTTATTAAACACTTAAATCCCGTTTAATGGGGTGCAAATGTACAATTATTAACTTGAATAACAAATAGTTGTTTCTAAATATTTCATTTATTTTTTCAACTACCTTGTTTTTCACTCTTATTTTTGTAATGTTTTCTCTCTAAATTAGAGGGCTGTTTTCTTTTTTACTAGTGTGCTTCTAGCCAATTTTCTCCCACACCTACTTCAACATCTAAAGGTACTTCTAGCTTATAAGCGTTTTCCATTTCTGATTTAATTAACGTTTTCATTTCTTCTAATTCTGGTTTATAAACGTCAAAAACTAATTCATCGTGTACTTGAAGTAACATTTTAGTTTTGTATTTACCTTCTTCTAGCTTTTTATGAATATTAATCATGGCAATTTTAATGATATCTGCAGCACTACCTTGTATGGGTGCATTAACCGCATTCCGTTCTGCTGCTCCTCTTACAATAGCATTACTTCCGTTAATATCTTTTAAATACCTGCGTCTGCCTAAAACAGTTTGCACATATCCATTATCTCTCGCGAAATCTACAAGTCCGCCCATGTAACTTTTAAGTTTTGGGTAGGTCTTATAATAAGTGTCTATTAATTCTTTGGCTTCTGCTCTTGATAAATCTGTTTGATTGCTTAATCCGAAGGCAGAAACGCCATAAATAATACCGAAATTAACTGTTTTGGCATTACTACGTTGTTCTCTTGTAACTTCTTCTAGTGGAACATTGAATACTTTTGATGCAGTTGAAGCATGAATATCTTCCCCATTCTTAAAAGCTTCTATCATGGTAGTTTCTTCACTTAAGGCTGCTATGATTCTAAGTTCTATTTGAGAATAATCAGCAGCAACTAATACATATTCTTTATTTCTAGGTACAAAAGCTTTACGTACTTGTCTACCTCTTTCTGTTCTAATAGGTATATTTTGAAGGTTTGGATTGTTACTACTTAAACGTCCTGTGGCGGCTACTGTCTGCATATAATCTGTATGTACTCTGCCTGTGCTTTCTTCTACTTGTGCAGGTAAAGCATCTACATACGTGCTTTTGAGTTTTGCTAGTCCTCTGTATGATAATACGTTCTCAATAATTTTATGATCTTTTGCTAAATAGGAAAGTACATCTTCTGCTGTGGAGTATTGCCCTGTTTTTGTTTTTTTAGGTTTTTTAACTAGTGCTAATTTGTCAAAAAGAATATCGCCTAACTGTTTTGGAGATGCAATGTTAAATTCTTCACCAGCTTCTTCGTAGATGTCTGCTTCTAATTTTTTGATGTCATTATCTAGGTCTTCAGCAAGAGAGTTTAGAAATTTAGTATCTAAATTGATGCCTTCTAGTTCCATGTCTGCAAGAACATGTAAAAGCGGAATTTCAATATCAGTGAATAATTCTTGTGTCTTTGCTTCTTCTAATTCAGGTTTAAACTGCTGTGCTAATTGGTACGTAATATCAGCATCTTCTGCTGCATATTCAGTTTGATTAGGTAAAGGAACATCACGCATGTTCAATTGATTTTTCCCTTTTTTTCCAATCAATTCTGTTATAGATACAGGTGTATAGTTTAAGTATGTTTCCGCTAGCACTTCCATATTGTGGCGCATGTCAGGATTAATTAAATAATGCGCTAGCATGGTGTCAAAACATTTGCCTTTAACTTTTACGTTGTATTTGTCTAGAACCTTAATATCATATTTTAAATTCTGACCTATTTTTTCAATAGCTTCATCTTCAAAAAATGGACGTAGTTGTTCTATAATTTCTTGCGCTTCGGTTTTATCTGCAGGAAATGGAATGTAAAATCCTTTTGATGCTTCCCAAGAAAAAGCAATTCCAACTAGTTCTGCGGTAAGTGGGTTTAATCCTGTGGTCTCTGTATCAAAGCAAACAGAAGTCTGTTTTAAAAGATTTTGAAGAAAAAGTTTCATGGCCATTCCTGGAGCAACACTCTGGTAAACATGAGAAATGTCTTTTATTGTTTTTCTGCTAGAAAAATCCATTACAGTTTCTGATGCGGTACTTGGGTCGCCTCCAAATAAGGAGAACTGACCAACACCAGCCTCTTTGGCTTGTGGTTTTGTTTTAGTGTTACTACTCGTATCCGTAGCTGTAGTATCATCTTCGGTTGAGAATAATTTTAGAAATTGATCTTTTAATCTTCTAAATTCTAATTCTTCAAATAATACCTGTACCTTTTCGGCATCAGGCATGGTTAATTCGTAATCGTTTGCATTGAAAGTTACATCACAATCAATACAGATGGTAGCTAGTTTTTTGGATAAAAGACCTAGTGCTGCATTATCCCTTACTTTTTCTTTCATTTTACCTTTTAGCTTGTCTGTATTAGCTAATAGGTTTTCCATAGAACCAAATTCTTCTATAAATTTCTTTGCTGTTTTATCACCAACACCTGGTAGGCCGGGAATGTTATCACTGGCATCACCCATCATTCCCAAGTAATCTATAACTTGCTCAGGACGCTCTACGCCAAAACGTTTTTGTATTTCCGGGATTCCCCAAATTTCAATGCCATTGCCCATTCTAGCGGGTTTGTACATAAAAATATTCTCAGATACTAATTGGCCGAAATCTTTATCGGGCGTCACCATAAATACCTTGTAATCTTCTTTTTCTGCTTGCTTTGCAAGTGTGCCTATAATATCATCTGCTTCCCAGCCTTCTAGAACTACTACAGGAATATGCATTGCCTTTAAGATATCTTGTATATAAGGTACAGCTATACGTATAGCATCAGGTGTTGCATCGCGATTGGCTTTGTACTCTGGAAATAGTTCTGTGCGTTCTGCACTTCCACCTTTATCAAAACAGACTGCTAAATGATCGGGTTTCTCGCGTCTAATAACGTCGAGTAATGAATTCATGAACCCCATGATAGCAGAGGTATCCATGCCTTTAGAATTTATCCTGGGGTTTTTTATTAAAGCGTAATATCCGCGAAATATTAATGCATATGCATCAAGAAGAAAGAGTCTTTTTTGTTCTGCCATTTTATTTTTTCAATTCAAGAATTTCAAAATTACGAAGATTATCTAATTCTATCTTTGTAATTATACTTTAATATAGGAATCAGGAGTGTTGTTAAGATGGCCTTTTTCTGAGTAGGTGCGATAGGTAAATCCTGGTTGTATGCAGTAAGCTCCAGTTTCCCCTTGTTTGTTTATGGCGATAAAGCCAATTTGAAAATTTAAGTTGCCTTTGTTTTTAGCAATGATTCTGTTTACGCCTTCTTCACAGGCTTCTTGTGGAGATTTGCCTTGTCGCATTAATTCAACAATTAAAAAACTGCCTACAGTTTTGACGACTTCTTCGCCAACTCCCGTTGCAGTTGCTCCGCCTATTTCATTGTCTATAAATAATCCGGCACCAATGATTGGGGAATCACCCACGCGCCCAGAAATTTTATATGCCATGCCGCTAGTGGTACATGCTCCAGAAATATTGCCGATGCTATCAATGGCGAGCATGCCAATAGTATCGTGGTTTTCTATGTTTACAATGGGTTTGTATTGTGAAGTTTTTTTCCACTCAAGCCATTCTTGTTTCGATTTTTCAGTTAATAAATTTTCTTTTTCAAAACCCATTTCATAGGCAAATTGTTCTGCGCCTTTACCTGCCAACATAACATGTGGAGTTTCTTCCATTACTTTTCGTGCTACAGAAACAGGATGAACTATGTTTTGCATGCAAAGTACAGCACCGCAATTTCCTTGGTGATCCATAATGCAAGCGTCTAGTGTAACCTTGCCATCGCGATCCGGTCTTCCTCCTTTGCCTACAGATTGGTTGCTTTCATCAGCTTCCTCTATCATTACCCCTTGTTCAACGGCATCTAGAGAATTGCCTCCATTTTTAAGAACCTCCCATGCTTTGGCACTTGCATTCGCTACGTCCCAAGTGGCAATAACAATGGGTTTAATTCCTTTTGTTGGTGTTATTTTTGTTTTTTCATTAGAGTAAGAGGCTGCTAAGGGGGTTGAAATAATTGCTGTAGCGGTAATTGTAGCGTTTTTTATAAATTTTCTTCTTTGCATGATACGGGTATGTTGATTACTTTAGAGTTTTAAATATAAGCATATGCTAATAGAAATTTGTGCTAATTCTTTAGAATCGGCCGTGAATGCAGAAAAAGCAGGAGCAGATAGGATAGAGTTTTGTTTAGAACTGGGCTTGGGCGGGATAACGCCATCTTTCGGAATGCTAAAAACAATCCGAGAACATATTTCAATTCCTGTACATGTTCTTGTTCGGCCTCGTAGTGGTGATTTTTATTTTTCAGACTTTGAATTTGAGGGGATGTTAAGGGATATTGAGCTTTGTAAAGAGTTGGGTTTTGACGGAATTGTTTCTGGTGTTTTAACTCAAAATTTCAGTTTAGACCTTAGGCGTACCGCATTACTTATCAAAGAAGCTTCGGGTTTGTGTTTTACTTTTCATCGCGCTTTTGATTGGGTGGCTGATCCTTTATTGGTATTAAGGCAATTGGAAGATTTAGGGGTACAGCGTATACTTAGTTCTGGTCAGCAAAGAACGGCATTACAAGGTATTGAGTTGCTTTCTGATTTAAAATCAATGGCGTCAAATTGCGCCATAATGCCTGGAGGTGGAGTGAATTTAGCTAATGTTTTGACTTTTAAAAATGCTGGTTTTGATTGTGTTCATTTATCAGCAGCTACACTTCAAGAAGTCGGTTTAAATAAAGAGAATCTTCCCATGAGTTATTCGCCCTATTTAGAGGAGCGTTGCCGTATAACTTCTAATGCGGCTATAATTTCAGAAATAGTAAACAAGGTTAAATAATAATCAAATGGGTTACTGCTTCGTAGAAATAAAAATACCTTTGTAAAAAAATAGAGTATGTTGCGTTGGGTTATTTTTGTTATCGTCTATATTATTTTAGGTTTTTATTCCTTACAAGCTATTAAAACGGCATCTAGATATCCTGGGGTATATTATAGCTTTATAGTGATAATGCTACTCGTGGTCGGTAATTTTATATATCAATTTACCTTTGGGGAATCGGATGGTAGGGTTTTAAGTAGG
This genomic stretch from Cellulophaga algicola DSM 14237 harbors:
- the pyrH gene encoding UMP kinase, coding for MQYKRILLKLSGEALMGERQYGIDPKRLAEYAEEIKEVIDKGIEVAIVIGGGNIFRGLAGASNGMDRVQGDHMGMLATVINGLALQSALEEAGIQTRLQSAIQINEVAEPFIRRRAMRHLEKGRVVIFGGGTGNPYFTTDSAAVLRAIEIEADVILKGTRVDGIYTSDPEKDKTATKFDTITFKDVLSKGLKVMDTTAFTLSQENELPIVVFDMNKKGNLLKLVSGENIGTVVDN
- a CDS encoding M61 family metallopeptidase, coding for MKKIGFFIALSILMQACGSSKSLVTADKSIIKVKLDLVTVLEDKVLVEVDPGAFSANEVLFFIPKTVPGTYSTDNYGKYIENFKAFDYKGAELSVSKKDDNTWVITNGASLDKVSYYVNDTYDSESEVESAVFSPSGTNILKDRNFMLNLHGFVGYFKGLTEVPYELSILHPANLKATTSLKETNSKKVAGLDVFYASRYFEVTDNPILYAKADVASFEVNGITVNLSVYSPNGLYKASALKDRMFKMMSAQKTFLGDVNSTKEYNILLYLSELENDASGFGALEHHTSTVVVLPEQMDQVRLEQALVDVVSHEFFHIVTPLSVHSEEIQYFDFNDPKMSKHLWMYEGTTEYFANLFQIQQGLISEEEFYERIMGKMLNAKRYDDTMSFTVMSENILDDPYKDNYGNVYEKGTLINMALDITLRDLSEGEKSVLWLLKELSKKYGDAIPFKDDALIGEIVSMTYPEIADFFAANVVGTTPIDYNDYLSKVGLELGTVEEQSGYFLKGDVPFIDVDQANNNAVFVRENIELNSFFVAIGLKGGDVFKSIDGTEITLESLRPIIGQSFGWPTDKLVTIVVMRNGEELTLTGKAGIPVVKVDKIKSKDNVTDAQLQLRQVWMKG
- the tsf gene encoding translation elongation factor Ts encodes the protein MAKITAAEVNKLRKATGAGMMDCKNALVEAEGDFDKAIDVLRKKGQKVAAKRADRENTEGAAIAKLNADNTVGVAIVLGCETDFVGKNENFIALANELADKAINFDTKEEFLASDFGGMTVAEKLVEQTGVIGEKLDITAFEKLEAPYVGSYVHINKIAALVGLTSKNEEVGKDVAMQIASMGATTLSYKDFDPSFVSAETEARIAVIEKDNEELGRLGKTLKNVPQFISMRQLTPEVIANAEEAAKAELKAEGKPEKIWDKILPGKMERFISDNTSLDQEQCLLDQNFIKDEKINVATYVSSAQDGLAVTSFKRVTLG
- the rpsB gene encoding 30S ribosomal protein S2, whose translation is MANKIVVKDLLEAGVHFGHLTRKWNPNMAPYIYMERNGIHVINLYKTAAKLEEANEALKKIAASGRKILFVATKKQAKDIVSEKVSKVNMPYITERWPGGMLTNFVTIRKAVKKMATIDRMKKDGTFLTLSKKERLQVDRLRAKLEKNLGSISEMTRLPGALFIVDTMREHIAVKEAIKLNIPIFAMADTNSDPRLLDYIIPSNDDASKSIEAILTHVTDAIAEGLSERKSEKQSGKEGGDDAEKAAPKKKKAVETEAKAETKTEEAPTETKTEAATISVDDLTKVEGIGPKISEIFQTAGINSFSDLAGKTEEELSTILAAAGSKFASKNPASWPKQAKMAAEGKWDELKEWQDNVKGGIE
- the rpsI gene encoding 30S ribosomal protein S9, with the translated sequence MDVIHKIGRRKTAVARIYLSEGSGKITVNKKDLEVYFPTATLQYKVKQAFSLTNVEDVYDVTVNVFGGGITGQAEAIRLALSRAMCEIDPEHRLVLKPEGLLTRDPRMVERKKFGQKKARKKFQFSKR
- the rplM gene encoding 50S ribosomal protein L13 — translated: MDTLSYKTISANKATVDKQWVLVDAEGETLGRFASKVAKLLRGKYKPSFTPHVDCGDNVVVINAEKINLTGNKWESKTYVRHTGYPGGQRFQTAKEAMAKNPVSIVERSVKGMLPKNKLGAAIFRNLKVYEGTKHGQEAQKPTVINLIDLT
- the polA gene encoding DNA polymerase I → MAEQKRLFLLDAYALIFRGYYALIKNPRINSKGMDTSAIMGFMNSLLDVIRREKPDHLAVCFDKGGSAERTELFPEYKANRDATPDAIRIAVPYIQDILKAMHIPVVVLEGWEADDIIGTLAKQAEKEDYKVFMVTPDKDFGQLVSENIFMYKPARMGNGIEIWGIPEIQKRFGVERPEQVIDYLGMMGDASDNIPGLPGVGDKTAKKFIEEFGSMENLLANTDKLKGKMKEKVRDNAALGLLSKKLATICIDCDVTFNANDYELTMPDAEKVQVLFEELEFRRLKDQFLKLFSTEDDTTATDTSSNTKTKPQAKEAGVGQFSLFGGDPSTASETVMDFSSRKTIKDISHVYQSVAPGMAMKLFLQNLLKQTSVCFDTETTGLNPLTAELVGIAFSWEASKGFYIPFPADKTEAQEIIEQLRPFFEDEAIEKIGQNLKYDIKVLDKYNVKVKGKCFDTMLAHYLINPDMRHNMEVLAETYLNYTPVSITELIGKKGKNQLNMRDVPLPNQTEYAAEDADITYQLAQQFKPELEEAKTQELFTDIEIPLLHVLADMELEGINLDTKFLNSLAEDLDNDIKKLEADIYEEAGEEFNIASPKQLGDILFDKLALVKKPKKTKTGQYSTAEDVLSYLAKDHKIIENVLSYRGLAKLKSTYVDALPAQVEESTGRVHTDYMQTVAATGRLSSNNPNLQNIPIRTERGRQVRKAFVPRNKEYVLVAADYSQIELRIIAALSEETTMIEAFKNGEDIHASTASKVFNVPLEEVTREQRSNAKTVNFGIIYGVSAFGLSNQTDLSRAEAKELIDTYYKTYPKLKSYMGGLVDFARDNGYVQTVLGRRRYLKDINGSNAIVRGAAERNAVNAPIQGSAADIIKIAMINIHKKLEEGKYKTKMLLQVHDELVFDVYKPELEEMKTLIKSEMENAYKLEVPLDVEVGVGENWLEAH
- a CDS encoding isoaspartyl peptidase/L-asparaginase family protein, which codes for MQRRKFIKNATITATAIISTPLAASYSNEKTKITPTKGIKPIVIATWDVANASAKAWEVLKNGGNSLDAVEQGVMIEEADESNQSVGKGGRPDRDGKVTLDACIMDHQGNCGAVLCMQNIVHPVSVARKVMEETPHVMLAGKGAEQFAYEMGFEKENLLTEKSKQEWLEWKKTSQYKPIVNIENHDTIGMLAIDSIGNISGACTTSGMAYKISGRVGDSPIIGAGLFIDNEIGGATATGVGEEVVKTVGSFLIVELMRQGKSPQEACEEGVNRIIAKNKGNLNFQIGFIAINKQGETGAYCIQPGFTYRTYSEKGHLNNTPDSYIKV
- a CDS encoding copper homeostasis protein CutC, translated to MLIEICANSLESAVNAEKAGADRIEFCLELGLGGITPSFGMLKTIREHISIPVHVLVRPRSGDFYFSDFEFEGMLRDIELCKELGFDGIVSGVLTQNFSLDLRRTALLIKEASGLCFTFHRAFDWVADPLLVLRQLEDLGVQRILSSGQQRTALQGIELLSDLKSMASNCAIMPGGGVNLANVLTFKNAGFDCVHLSAATLQEVGLNKENLPMSYSPYLEERCRITSNAAIISEIVNKVK